The segment TGCCCCTCGGCGAAGGCTTTGGATTACTATAAGAAAAAGTTGTGGGTAACTATAAGAAATAGCGTGACAAATAACCCCATTACATTAGATTTGTTGAACTCGCTAACATGATGACGCCGTTGGCGCGACAAATCCAGGCCGACTTCAAACGTAACGAAGCGACCTGCCAGAAGGCGCTGACCTTGTTGCACCTGCTCTCCAACAAGGCCCGTTTTCGCATCGTTTGTGTGCTGGCCCGCGGCGAGTTTTGCGTGCACGAAATCTGCGAGATCGTCGGCGGCTGCAACCTCTCCAACATCTCCCAGCAGCTCAAAATGCTCACCCTGGCCGGCATCATCAAAAAACGCCGGGACCAGCGCCGCATCCTTTATTCCCTGAAAGACCCGCGGATCGCGCAGCTCGTCGAATTCCTGCGCCAGATGCTCGAGGCCAAATAACGCCCCCGCCCCGCCGCGCCTCAGGCGCCGACGCCGCCCACCGGCCCCAGAAACTCCTCCACCACCTGCCGGAATTGATTGTCGCCGGGCTTGACAATGCCCATTTCCCGCCGGGCGTTCTCCGGGGAATCGCTGGCATGGGCCGCATTGACCATGATGGTGGAGCCAAACTCGCGCCGGATCGAACCGGGCGGCGCCTTGGAGGGATCCGTGGGGCCGAGCACGTCGCGAATCTTCGCCACCGCATTGATCCCCTCATACACCAGCGCAATGCACTTCTCCGTGCCCGGCTGATGCCGCAGGGTCACATCACACTCGCCCGGCGCGCGCCCCGCCATGAAACGAACAATCGCGTCAAACTGGCTGTCCCCGTACACCGGCCCCAGCAGCTCGCCCAACTGGGTGGTGACCTCGGGGGAAAGGTGGAATTCAAACTCCTTTTCCAGCACGGCCTTCGCCCGGCCGGCCACCATCCCCTTGAGCTTTTGGCGCAGCACCTCGCGCACCGGCCCGTAAAACTCGCACGCCTCGGCCACGCTCATCCGGTGCACCTTGATGGCCACAATGTAAAGGCCCGTGCGGCTGAAATAATCTATCATGTTCCCCGGCCGCCCCGTGGGGAAACGGAAGTTCTCCGGCTTGATGAGCACCAGCGTCTTCTCCGGCGTCTGCCCCGCCGGATATTCAATCACGTTCTCCAGCAACCCCCCGTCGCGATCCGAGTACTGGCCCCACAGGCGCAAATCCCGCACCGCAATCTCCGGCGTGGGCGCCGCCAGCACCGCCGGCTCAAAATATCGCAGCGTGCCGTCTTCGTTCAGCAGCACATCCCCATAGGTATCCCGGATGGTCTCGCCCATCGTCCGATTCGGATTGAGCGTCCCCACCACCTGATACACCTTGCGCACCGCGTCCTCGCCCCGGAACAGCAACATCATCACCCGGCGCCGCCGCCCGCGCGGATCCGGCCCCACATGCGTCAACAGGTAATCCCGAATCCACTCCTCCACCCGGCGATCCGCCGGATTGGAGGCGCAAACCACCGTCTGCGCATAAGCCTCCACCAGCTCGCGGCTGGGGGCAAACATCCGCGCCGCCGCCAGCTCCAGCCCGGTGCGGGCCAGCAGCCGGGCTAAAATGCCGCCCGTGCGCGATTTATACAGAGAATAAGGTGTTATGATAACATGAGCCAGTTGTTCAGCCATAAAATTGCCAGGTTAAATGTTCCAATAAAAAAATCAGGCCCCGCATCTTTGCCAGCCCGCTGAAATGTGCGAAATCTCTCAGGCAGAGGGGCTTGCCGGGGGCGACTCCGCGGCGGCGGCATCGGAAGCGATGGCGGACTTGCCGCCTAAAATCTTGAACATGACCACGCCGCACGTAGGGCATTTGCCTTTGATTGCCTTGCGCCCGTTCTTCATCGTCTCTTCCACCGCATTGGCAATCTCTTTCTTGGCCTTGCACTTTACGCAATATCCCTCGGGCATAGAAATCCTTTCCCGGCGCCGCCAGACGCCGTTCTCATCACACCCAATTATCCAAAATCAAAGCTGGGATTAGTCTAAAAGGGGGGATTTGGGCCGTCAACGGCGAAAAAACCGCCCCGCCGCTCCCGCCTTCGCCCTCAAAAGCGCTCCCGTCCCCCCGTCCCGGCAAAAAAACTTCCCCCCCCGGAAACCCGCCCTCTCATTCCCGCGACAAGGTGGACAGGACGGCGCACAGCAACAGAAACAAGAATAAAACAGAATGCACCTGCAACGGGAAATCATAAAAGGCATGCAGCAAACACCCCCCCACCGCGCAATACAACAGCCAGACAAAATACCGGTCCACCCGGATGCCGCCGGGCGCCTGCCAGCGCACCAGGCAAACCCCCAGCGCCCCCAGAATCAAGAAAAAGCCCGCCCACCCAAAGGTGATGCGCGTCTCCAGCCAGTCATTATGAAGCTGCGCCGGGTAGTATTCCTCATAGGACTTGCGGTAAAGTTGAAACAAATTCTTGAAGCTGCCCGGCCCGCTCCCAAACACCGGATGATCCGCCGCCATCCGCCGGGCCGTGTCAAACGTGGCCTCGCGCGTGTAATACCCCTCGCTGATGATCTCCATCCGCGGCCCCAGCTCCTCCCATCCCAGCAACAGCCCCCCGCCCAGCACCAGCGCAAACAGGCCAAAAATCCCCAGTTTCAATCCCCAACCGCGCTGCCACTGGGCCAGCCACAGGATCACCACCGCCAGCACGCTCAACGCCAGCATGACCAGCGCCCCGCCCCGGCTGGTGGAAACCACCGGGCAGATGCCCATCAACAGCACACAGGATAGCAGCAAATTGTGCCGCCGGGTTCGCGCCCCCAGCGGCGCCTGCAAATTCACCCGATGATAGCTCCACCACAAGGCCAGCGCCGCCGGCCACGCCAGATTGAAGTATTGCGCGGCGTTGCTCCGATACGCATACGGGCCAAAAAAGGTTTCAATGTCCTTGTTCACCGTCGGCTCCACCAGCCAGAGCAGCTTGGGCGTGCCATCCACCCGCTGCACAATGCTGACCAGCGCCAGCACCGCGCCGTTGAGGCTCACCACCCACAACAAC is part of the Verrucomicrobiia bacterium genome and harbors:
- a CDS encoding metalloregulator ArsR/SmtB family transcription factor, encoding MMTPLARQIQADFKRNEATCQKALTLLHLLSNKARFRIVCVLARGEFCVHEICEIVGGCNLSNISQQLKMLTLAGIIKKRRDQRRILYSLKDPRIAQLVEFLRQMLEAK
- a CDS encoding nucleoside-diphosphate kinase; translation: MAEQLAHVIITPYSLYKSRTGGILARLLARTGLELAAARMFAPSRELVEAYAQTVVCASNPADRRVEEWIRDYLLTHVGPDPRGRRRRVMMLLFRGEDAVRKVYQVVGTLNPNRTMGETIRDTYGDVLLNEDGTLRYFEPAVLAAPTPEIAVRDLRLWGQYSDRDGGLLENVIEYPAGQTPEKTLVLIKPENFRFPTGRPGNMIDYFSRTGLYIVAIKVHRMSVAEACEFYGPVREVLRQKLKGMVAGRAKAVLEKEFEFHLSPEVTTQLGELLGPVYGDSQFDAIVRFMAGRAPGECDVTLRHQPGTEKCIALVYEGINAVAKIRDVLGPTDPSKAPPGSIRREFGSTIMVNAAHASDSPENARREMGIVKPGDNQFRQVVEEFLGPVGGVGA
- a CDS encoding O-antigen ligase family protein translates to MPGDQRMSVLYWLDALIEVGLYFMIVFGPWAFGTTQEWSIQVMTVTGYTLGGLTGLRWLLSRALGEYMPRPGWDAGKILDWALGILTVLILLYCWVSAWNARATYRPADWTFDYHRIIPWLPHSYDAEASWAYFRMYLGLALAFWAARRWLLNGQEEGFASERFLSAGAPSAGLLPPRLRRLLWVVSLNGAVLALVSIVQRVDGTPKLLWLVEPTVNKDIETFFGPYAYRSNAAQYFNLAWPAALALWWSYHRVNLQAPLGARTRRHNLLLSCVLLMGICPVVSTSRGGALVMLALSVLAVVILWLAQWQRGWGLKLGIFGLFALVLGGGLLLGWEELGPRMEIISEGYYTREATFDTARRMAADHPVFGSGPGSFKNLFQLYRKSYEEYYPAQLHNDWLETRITFGWAGFFLILGALGVCLVRWQAPGGIRVDRYFVWLLYCAVGGCLLHAFYDFPLQVHSVLFLFLLLCAVLSTLSRE